In Leptospira harrisiae, a genomic segment contains:
- a CDS encoding SufE family protein: MSKSIEEIQKEIIAEFADLTDWEEKFQYLIELGEELPPYPDEKRTEEYIVPGCQSRVWVAPKLESGKLEFDADSDTALTKGLIAILIRVFSGQSPKDIADASLGFIEEVGLAKFLSISRRNGLFSMVQKLKGYAEKV; encoded by the coding sequence ATGAGTAAGTCGATTGAAGAAATTCAAAAAGAAATCATAGCTGAGTTTGCTGATCTAACCGACTGGGAAGAAAAATTTCAATACCTCATTGAGTTAGGTGAGGAACTTCCTCCCTATCCAGATGAAAAACGAACAGAAGAATATATAGTCCCTGGTTGCCAATCCCGAGTTTGGGTGGCCCCAAAATTAGAATCAGGAAAGTTAGAGTTTGATGCCGACAGCGACACCGCTCTTACCAAAGGTCTCATCGCAATTTTAATAAGGGTGTTTTCAGGACAATCTCCGAAAGATATAGCGGATGCCTCACTTGGTTTTATAGAAGAAGTGGGCCTTGCAAAATTTCTATCGATCTCAAGAAGGAACGGACTTTTTTCTATGGTACAAAAACTAAAAGGATACGCAGAAAAAGTATAA